The following are encoded in a window of Sulfurimonas sp. C5 genomic DNA:
- a CDS encoding ion channel, with protein MSLYLPDELYVILEKIGWDKSENVADFWFKHRNDISKELFKSFSETSFIVFENQIRWKSDIGQECEKQVKSFLENEVARIKKLHEEAYKVSAQLTSKQKTVNFSNFTFTFNGISYTLNDFQHYYKNCPKIFPNANLQGINLEGIKLHHCIIENVSFAYANLNNSALGATFSNCSFVGTILTNSRLGFRLMNNTYIEGSNLEGARINAVNFGDDALSSKFQYKKVSYLYLLKCMFLVLILRQKHFIEKENQKHTVFISNFTDRLTTTYNKPIKSYINWYEYVFSQLRNFHSLSFAEKTLFTMSLIFTKSWTSYLVLASWALIANLLFAYFYYVIYVIDATSFNIPEKSIIDYFTMFYYSIVTFTTLGYGEITPVTYFTRLLVIGEVLLGYITLGSFVFLIGHKASDRF; from the coding sequence TTGAGTTTATATCTACCTGATGAGTTATATGTAATATTAGAAAAAATTGGATGGGATAAGTCTGAAAATGTAGCTGATTTTTGGTTTAAGCATAGAAATGATATCTCGAAAGAACTCTTTAAATCATTTTCTGAAACAAGCTTTATAGTTTTTGAAAACCAAATTAGATGGAAAAGTGATATTGGTCAAGAATGCGAAAAACAAGTAAAAAGCTTTTTAGAAAATGAAGTGGCAAGAATAAAAAAACTACACGAAGAGGCTTATAAAGTTAGTGCTCAATTAACTTCAAAGCAAAAGACAGTTAATTTTAGTAATTTTACTTTTACTTTTAATGGAATATCATATACACTTAATGACTTTCAACACTATTATAAAAATTGTCCAAAGATCTTTCCTAATGCAAACTTGCAAGGAATTAATTTAGAAGGGATAAAATTACATCATTGCATAATCGAAAATGTTAGTTTTGCATATGCAAATCTTAATAACTCTGCACTAGGGGCTACATTTAGTAATTGTAGTTTTGTAGGTACTATTTTGACGAACTCTCGTTTAGGCTTCAGATTAATGAATAACACTTACATTGAAGGTTCTAATCTAGAAGGTGCAAGGATAAATGCTGTAAATTTTGGTGATGATGCTCTTTCTAGTAAATTTCAATATAAAAAAGTATCATATTTATATTTATTAAAGTGTATGTTTTTAGTTTTAATATTAAGACAAAAACATTTTATTGAAAAAGAGAATCAAAAACATACAGTCTTTATTTCTAATTTTACGGATAGGCTTACAACAACTTATAATAAACCAATTAAGTCTTATATAAATTGGTATGAATATGTATTTTCTCAATTAAGAAACTTTCACTCATTATCGTTTGCAGAAAAAACATTATTTACTATGTCACTAATATTTACAAAGTCGTGGACTTCTTATTTAGTATTAGCGTCTTGGGCATTAATAGCTAATTTATTATTTGCATATTTTTATTATGTTATCTATGTTATTGATGCAACAAGTTTCAATATACCAGAAAAGTCCATCATAGATTATTTTACTATGTTTTATTACAGTATTGTGACTTTTACGACATTAGGTTATGGCGAAATTACACCTGTGACTTATTTTACTAGGTTGCTTGTAATAGGTGAAGTTCTTTTAGGTTATATAACTTTAGGTTCATTCGTATTCTTAATTGGACATAAAGCTAGTGATAGATTTTAA
- a CDS encoding thermonuclease family protein, with product MMKTFLILLILLLNLNAQSLKDIDYGNAIVDEVTSIYDGDTFRANIKDYPKVVGYRMSIRINGIDTPEMKGKCSQEKDLARKAKQVTVSMLRSAKVIELRNIKRGKYFRLLADVYADDVLIADELIKKGYAIRYNGGTKIDWCK from the coding sequence ATGATGAAAACATTTTTAATATTACTAATTTTATTACTTAACTTAAATGCTCAATCTTTAAAAGACATAGACTATGGAAATGCTATTGTAGATGAGGTGACAAGCATTTATGATGGAGATACATTCAGAGCAAATATAAAAGACTATCCTAAAGTAGTTGGTTATCGTATGTCTATTAGAATAAATGGCATAGATACACCAGAGATGAAAGGCAAGTGCAGTCAAGAAAAAGATTTAGCACGAAAAGCAAAACAAGTTACAGTATCAATGCTAAGAAGTGCTAAGGTAATAGAACTCAGAAATATAAAACGAGGAAAGTATTTTCGATTATTGGCTGATGTATATGCTGATGATGTATTAATAGCAGATGAACTTATTAAAAAAGGCTATGCTATTAGATATAATGGTGGGACTAAGATAGACTGGTGTAAATAA